The following coding sequences lie in one Yamadazyma tenuis chromosome 3, complete sequence genomic window:
- the cox5 gene encoding Cytochrome c oxidase subunit 5B, mitochondrial (COG:C; EggNog:ENOG503P5Q4), with amino-acid sequence MKTAQIFFHSTSRHTQVTPIGVGAGLTMFRHSIQRLTIRSQSTVTKANTRVLSNAYVGQLDKRWESLPKEDQTALIDELKSRQELPWQQLSAEEKKAAYYISFGEWGPRKPLYGPGDRSKVFWGTVAGLVSGVALFAAVRVFAAPGPSTLNRSWQEASDDYLKSKNANPFTGYSQVQ; translated from the exons ATGAAAACCGCAcaaattttttttcactCAACATCGAGACACACACAAG TTACACCAATTGGCGTGGGAGCCGGGTTG ACCATGTTTCGTCATTCTATCCAGAGATTAACTATTCGTAGTCAATCAACCGTGACCAAGGCAAACACCAGAGTTTTGTCCAATGCTTACGTTGGCCAGTTGGACAAAAGATGGGAGTCCTTAccaaaagaagatcaaACTGCCTTAATAGATGAGTTAAAGTCCAGACAGGAATTGCCATGGCAACAGTTGTCGGccgaagaaaagaaggctGCTTATTATATTTCGTTTGGAGAATGGGGGCCCAGAAAACCTCTTTATGGACCTGGTGACAGATCAAAGGTGTTTTGGGGTACCGTGGCTGGGTTGGTCAGTGGAGTGGCTTTGTTTGCAGCCGTGAGAGTGTTTGCAGCTCCAGGTCCTTCGACCTTGAACAGATCATGGCAAGAAGCTTCTGACGACTACTTAAAATCCAAGAATGCCAATCCTTTCACTGGCTACTCTCAAGTCCAATAA
- a CDS encoding protein-histidine N-methyltransferase (COG:S; EggNog:ENOG503NYCQ): MSMSFTFGFSEEDLNGESVGVVTAPTTSSAPPAPATDAVSPKVADISNLLLSLIGTSLSFETACTPNNNIVYKRALYDIKHQVMTEDNEELASLLLADDSDLKKNYYEGGFKVWECSFDMIDELHTNYADANTVVELGSGTSLPSCYVLFHRLTATSTAPLKLILSDFNYEVLRLVTVPNLLINWYVARKQPTASEFRITAEVVAEFETDLAASHVELVLISGSWGERFLQLVQHTAIDLVVTCETIYSLESLPVLSTMVIELVKRTRGAKALVGAKNYYFGVGGSVAEFVRYVKTHSDLEVTVREVSSQLKRSVVEVTQHY, encoded by the coding sequence ATGAGCATGTCTTTCACGTTTGGTTTCAGTGAAGAAGACCTCAATGGAGAAAGCGTGGGAGTGGTGACTGCCCCCACAACATCCTCGGCACCACCAGCACCTGCCACTGACGCGGTGTCTCCAAAAGTCGCCGACATCAGCAACCTTTTATTACTGCTTATCGGCACCTCGCTCTCGTTCGAGACCGCTTGTACTCCCAACAATAATATCGTGTACAAACGGGCATTGTATGACATAAAACATCAGGTAATGACAGAAGACAACGAGGAACTAgcatctcttcttcttgcgGACGACctggacttgaagaaaaattACTACGAAGGAGGGTTCAAAGTGTGGGAGTGCTCGTTCGATATGATAGACGAGCTACACACAAATTATGCTGATGCCAATACGGTGGTGGAATTGGGCAGCGGCACCTCGTTGCCCTCATGCTATGTGTTGTTTCACCGTCTCACGGCGACATCGACGGCTCCCTTAAAATTGATTCTTTCTGATTTCAACTACGAAGTGCTTCGTCTAGTAACGGTGCcgaacttgttgatcaactggTACGTGGCACGGAAGCAGCCTACCGCGAGCGAATTTCGCATTACTGCCGAGGTGGTAGCGGAATTCGAAACAGACTTGGCGGCATCCCACGTCGAGCTCGTGCTAATTTCGGGCAGCTGGGGCGAGCGGTTTCTTCAGCTCGTTCAACACACCGCCATCGATCTTGTGGTCACGTGCGAGACCATCTATTCGCTCGAGTCGTTACCGGTGTTGAGTACGATGGTGATagagttggtgaaaagaACGCGAGGAGCCAAGGCGTTGGTGGGGGCCAAGAACTACTACTTTGGTGTGGGGGGTTCGGTGGCCGAGTTTGTGCGGTACGTGAAGACGCATTCGGATTTGGAGGTGACAGTGCGTGAGGTGAGCAGTCAATTGAAGAggtcggtggtggaggtcACCCAGCACTATTAG